The Erythrobacter sp. HL-111 DNA segment AGAAGCGCGCCTCGATCACTTCGCGACGGTCGGGCCGGGGGCGGTCGCGGCTGGTCGCGGCGAAGACGTGCGCCGTGTGGGGCGATCCGGAAATCTCCTCGCTCAGCACCGCGACGGGATCGAGCCGGTCGAGCGCCATCGCGAGTTCCTCGGCGATCTCGCGCCGGGCGGCGAGCGCGGGCCGTTCGCCCTTCGCGATTCCCCCGCCCGGCAGCATCCAGGCGGGCGGGCCGTAGGAATGGCGCAGCAGCAGGATTTCGCCCGCGCCGTTCTCGATCACCACCGCGCAGCCCTCGATCGGGACGCGCCGCCAGCGCCGCCAGCGATGGCGCAGGCGGTGGGCGAGCGGCAGCAGCGCGCGGTGGAGCCAAGCGGGCAGCAGGCGTTCCGTCGCCCCGGCGATCAGGCGAAGCATGTCACCGCAATGGCGCGCGCCTTTGCCGCCCGCAGGACCCGCGCGATCGGCAGGTCGTTCCCGCCCCGCAGCGCCGCATCGAACAGCGCGCGCTTCTCCGTCGATCCGCCGAGCGTGAGGAGGATCGCGTCGGTATCCAGCAGGGCCGGCAGGGTCAGCGTGATCCGGTCGAACGGCGCGTCCGCGGGCAGCGGATCGGGCGTCACGCGGCGGATCGCAAGCGGATCGTCGAGCCCGGGATCGATGTTGGGAAAGAGCGAGGCCGTGTGCCCGTCCGTCCCCATGCCGAGCCAGGTGAGCGCGAAATGCGGCGGCTCGCGATCCTGTGCGAGCGTGCACAGGCGCGCGCCTGCCGGTTCGAGCAGGGCGCGCATCCGGCCGCTGTTCGAGGCCGCGTGATCCTCCGGCACGATCCGGTCGTCGTTGGGCCACACCTCGATCGCGCTCCACGGCGGTCCGGGGTCGAGTTCGACGAGGCCCGCGATGATCGGAAAGGGGGTGGAGCCGCCCGGAATCGTGATCGCGATCCTGCCAGCGGCCTTTCGGGACGCGGCCGACAGGTGTCGGTCGAGCCAGGCGGCGATGGCGCCGGTTCCGGCCGCTTCGATGATTTCGACCTCGTTCATGGCGCGGGGCACGGCAAAAGGACCGTCTCCGCCCGGCGGAAACGGTCCTCCTCCTGCGAACGCGTTGGCCGCGTTTCGGGCACGTGTCGGGTCAGCCGAGGATCGAGGACAGGAACCACACGCGCTCTTCGGCCATGTCGGTCCAGTCGTCGACCAGCCCGTCGGTCGCGTTGTCGCCGGTTTCCTCGCACAGGCCCTTGAGCTTCTTGAGCCGGGCGACAACCTTCTGGTTGTCGTCGCGCAGTTCGGAAACCATCTCATCGGGGGAGAGCGAGGTGCTGTCCTGATCCTTGATCTGGGTGTGCTTGGCAACCGCACCGATCGAGGTCAGCGTTTCGCCGCCCTGCTTGCGGACGCGTTCGCCGATATCGTCGATCTGGTCGCGGATCTCGATCGCCTGTTCGTCGAACAGGAGGTGCAGGTCGCGGAAGCGCGGCCCCTTGATGTGCCAGTGGAAATTCTTGGTCTTGGTGTAGAGCGCGAAGTGATCGGCAAGCAGGCCGTTCAGTTCGGCGAGAAGGGCGGCTTTCGAATTGGATTGGTCGGACATGTGCGGTTCTCCTTTGCTTCAGATGCGATCCTGCCAATGCGAATGAATTGCAAAGGCCTGCATCATTTTGTTTCACCGGATCAACGAGCGAAGGCGCGGATCGTTTCGCCGAAAGGGCAATTCGCAATGATCGCTTTTCCAATCAATAGGCTTGGTAACGAGCGTTCAGTCCGATGAAGAGCGCCGCAAGGAACAGCAAGGCCGAGAGCACCAGCCGGACCGTCCGCAGGGGAAACCGCGCGAGGCCGCGGGCTCCGGCGAACCAGCCGAGCGCGATCGCCGCCCCGCCGCCGAGCGCCCCGCCGATCACCGTCACGACAGGGTAGACCGCCTCCGCGGCGAAGGCGAACACCGCGAACCGTGCCGCGTCCCCGACCTGCCGTGCCAGGATCACGATCCCGATCGCGCCCAGCGAGCGGGTCGGCTCGGCCGGGCGCCGTGCCCTCGCGGGCCACGCCAGCTCGAAGGCGGCGATGGCGAGCGCGAAGGCGACCAGCATCTCGGCGGCGCGCTGGGGCAGGATCGCGGCGAGGCTCGCGCCGGCCCAGGCCATGACGGCGGCGCTGGCGGCCGAACAGGTAAGCCCCACGCCCAGCAATGGCCCCGATCGCCCGAGCGCATCCGACAGCTGCGCCACGGTAAGCTGGTCGCGCCCGCCCAGCGCGATGGCAAAGACGAGCAGCAGGGTGAAAAGGAAGCTGTCCATGAATTCCCCGATCGATGGCGCGAATGCCCTATCACCCTCGCCCCCGCGCGAAACACCCCTCCCCCGCGCAAATCGACAGGTGGCGCGCGCGGCGCCGCGCGCCTAGGCTGGCCGCCTCAGGCACAAGGGAGAGGGCATGAAACTGGAACAGGGAATGGCCGCCGTGGTGACGGGCGGCGCATCGGGGCTCGGCCGGGCGAGCGCGGCGGCGCTGGCGCAGGCGGGGCTCAAGGTCGCGATCTTCGACATCAACGACGCTGCGGGCGAGGAACACGCTGCCGCCATCGGCGGGACCTTCCACCATGTCGACATCATGGACGAGGATTCGGTCGAACAGGGCTTCGCCTCGGCGCGCGCGGCGAACGGGCAGGAACGCGTGACGGTCCACTGCGCGATGGCCTCGAAACGGGGCAAGACGCTCGGCTGGGACAAGCAGGCGGGCGGATACAGGCGCCTGCCGACCGAAGATTACGCGTTCGGGGCCGAGGGCATCCTCGTCGCGAGCTACCGCGTCGCCAGCATCTCGGCGCTCGGCATGGCGAATGCGGACCCCCTCAACGAGGACGGAGAGCGCGGCGCGATCGTGCTCACCGCCAGCGTCGCGGCGCAGGACGGCCAGATCGGGCAGGTCATCTACGGCAGCTGCAAGGCGGGCGTGAACGGCCTTGTCCTGCCCATGGCGCGCGATCTGATGGACGTGGGCATTCGCGTGAATTCGGTCATGCCCGGCATTTTCGCCACGCCGCTGATGCTCGGCATGAAGGACCGCAATCCCGCGATGTGGGAGCAGTTGAACGCGTCCGTTCCCTTTCCCAAGCGCCTTGGCGAGCCGGAGGAATTCGCCTCGCTGATCCTTGAGATCGCGCGCAATTCCTACATCAACGGGCACCAGTTCCGGCTCGACGGGGCGATCCGGATGCCGCCGAGGTAATCGGCCTTCGCGCGCGGCCGGTCGGTCGGTGCCGGACCGGGCGCAGGGCCGCGCGCCGCACGATCTTGGCTTTCAGCGCCGCTTGCACGCACGAAAACTGCGTGTGGCCTTTGTGGAACGCAACATCGGAATCGGGTGCCGGGTGGCTCTGGCCGCTTGCCCCGGTGTCATCAATTGGACATGGTTCGATCCGCGCACGGTCCCGCTCCGAACAGAGGCCCCGGCACGCATCAATCGCAGGTGGAACGCACCCCAGCCTCTTTCGAAGGAGCGTTCCATATGAAGAACTCGCTTATTCACGCCCCGCTCGTTCTCGCGATCGCGGCGGCGTCTGCGCCCGCCGCAGCCAAGGACGATGGCCTTGCCGTCCAGTCCTTCGCCTCGACGATCGTCATCGACGACAGCGCGCTCGAGCTTGCCGAAACGCTCGATGCGATGAACCCCGTCGCCGAAGCCGGCAGCGAGACGATCACGGTGCCGAGCACCGCCGCGGGCACGCTCGGCGCGGGCGATTTCGCACTCACCGCCGCCCCGGCGACCGTCGCGGCCGCCGCTCCGGGCGAAGTCGCCGTCACCGCCGCTGCCGCTGCCGCCGCCGCGCAGGACGGGACCGGCGGGCGTTCGGAAAGCTTCACCGTCACGCTCAACCAGGATGCCTTCTTCGGGTTCTACCCGGCCTTCAACGGGCTGATCCCGGTCAGCGAAAACGTCGATTTCAGCTTCTACGGCATCATCTGGACCACCGACGCCTTCGGCACCGGGCTCGGCTCCGACCTGTGGACCGAATTCGGCGTCGGCGCGGCGATCTACACCGGCAATCTCGTCGTCAAGCCGCAGATCGGCCTCACCAACGGCGCCCTGCTGTCGGGCGGCGCGCGCGACCCGAACGGGGTTGCGGCCGGCACCGGCGGCAATTTCGCCGACGGCATCGTGCCGAGCCTGACGATGAACTATTCGGACGATGCCTTCGAAGCGGAATTCTACGGCGGCTACTACGCCGCGCTCCGCAATCGCAACGATGACGCCGCGCTCGACTTCCTCCACACCTGGATCAACGCCGGGGCGAAGATCACCCGAACTTCTCGGCCGGGGCGCATTACGAACTGCTGAGCAACACGCGCAACACCTTCCCCGGCGGATCGACCGCGGTCGCCTACCAGTGGCTTGGCCCCTACGTGCAGTTCACGACCTCGAACGGCTTCTTCGCCCGCTTCACCGCGGGGGCCGATATCGAGGACGGCAATGACGGCGACTTCTACAAGCT contains these protein-coding regions:
- a CDS encoding NUDIX hydrolase, which translates into the protein MLRLIAGATERLLPAWLHRALLPLAHRLRHRWRRWRRVPIEGCAVVIENGAGEILLLRHSYGPPAWMLPGGGIAKGERPALAARREIAEELAMALDRLDPVAVLSEEISGSPHTAHVFAATSRDRPRPDRREVIEARFFPLAALPEPLGPRTASRIAAWQAGRRPG
- a CDS encoding 6-phosphogluconolactonase, with the translated sequence MNEVEIIEAAGTGAIAAWLDRHLSAASRKAAGRIAITIPGGSTPFPIIAGLVELDPGPPWSAIEVWPNDDRIVPEDHAASNSGRMRALLEPAGARLCTLAQDREPPHFALTWLGMGTDGHTASLFPNIDPGLDDPLAIRRVTPDPLPADAPFDRITLTLPALLDTDAILLTLGGSTEKRALFDAALRGGNDLPIARVLRAAKARAIAVTCFA
- a CDS encoding Dps family protein, with amino-acid sequence MSDQSNSKAALLAELNGLLADHFALYTKTKNFHWHIKGPRFRDLHLLFDEQAIEIRDQIDDIGERVRKQGGETLTSIGAVAKHTQIKDQDSTSLSPDEMVSELRDDNQKVVARLKKLKGLCEETGDNATDGLVDDWTDMAEERVWFLSSILG
- a CDS encoding SDR family oxidoreductase — protein: MKLEQGMAAVVTGGASGLGRASAAALAQAGLKVAIFDINDAAGEEHAAAIGGTFHHVDIMDEDSVEQGFASARAANGQERVTVHCAMASKRGKTLGWDKQAGGYRRLPTEDYAFGAEGILVASYRVASISALGMANADPLNEDGERGAIVLTASVAAQDGQIGQVIYGSCKAGVNGLVLPMARDLMDVGIRVNSVMPGIFATPLMLGMKDRNPAMWEQLNASVPFPKRLGEPEEFASLILEIARNSYINGHQFRLDGAIRMPPR